The Thermanaeromonas sp. C210 genome segment GATAAGCAGGTATAACAGGGCCATGCGGATGGCCACACCGTTAGTAACTTGCTCCCGCACAGCTGACTGCAGGCTGTCGGCTACAGCCGGAGCAATCTCCACCCCTCGGTTCATGGGACCGGGGTGAAGGACCAAGGCGTCCGGCTTGGCAAGCCGGAGGCGCTCGGGAGTAAGCTCGTACAGTAGGGCATACTCCCTCAGGGAGGGAAAGAGGCCCCTCTTCTGCCTTTCCCTCTGGATGCGCAGAACATTAATTACGTCGACCCCCTGCAGGGCATCTTCCACGCGATAAAAAACCTTTACTCCTAGCTTTTCGATGCCCGGCGGTATGAGGGTAGGCGGCCCCGCCACCCTGACTTCCGCCCCCAGCTTGGTCAACCCCCAGATGTTGGAACGCGCCACCCGGCTGTGGAGGATGTCCCCCAGGATGGCCACCTTAAGGCCCTTAATGGTTCCCCGTTTTTCTTTGATGGTGAAGAGGTCCAGAAGGGC includes the following:
- a CDS encoding aspartate carbamoyltransferase catalytic subunit; its protein translation is MLKSKHLLGLKDLTAEEIELILDTAAPMKEIIQRDIKKVPTLRGKLVVTLFYEPSTRTRTSFELAAKYMGADTASIATATSSVTKGESLRDTAETLAAMGTDAVIIRHSAAGSPLLLTRYIQASVINGGDGMHEHPTQALLDLFTIKEKRGTIKGLKVAILGDILHSRVARSNIWGLTKLGAEVRVAGPPTLIPPGIEKLGVKVFYRVEDALQGVDVINVLRIQRERQKRGLFPSLREYALLYELTPERLRLAKPDALVLHPGPMNRGVEIAPAVADSLQSAVREQVTNGVAIRMALLYLLIGGGSQ